Proteins encoded together in one Caldicellulosiruptor saccharolyticus DSM 8903 window:
- a CDS encoding extracellular solute-binding protein codes for MKSSRLIKRILAIIVIFGLVLSLAACKKKAAEQPQQSSQNKNIEEKITLTFTHMFTNDGSAISDGFYNALNEYKKAHPNVTIKQEALSHDTYETKIKTLAAGGELPDVFVIKGSMVDPFYNNGQIAPLNDALDSDMAWKNSFVEGAFDDFKREDKILGIPIQVQPTSLIFYNREIFKEAGINEFPKDWNEFKDAVKKLKAKGYIPITAGNKGKWLVESCILSTLGDRFTGTDWFVSVRDRKGAKFTDPEFVNALRAIDELVKMKAFNSDINSLDNNQQRTLYYNKKAAMFFEGGWAISLVTNEAPKDVLEATELAIIPPVPGGKGKPNTVSGGAGWAFQINAKLEGSKKTAALELLKALSSDAYSRPMLEKGGFPATKVTNYDESKLSTLAKKYQQLAKNIKYVPVYDVQLSPGVIEVMNSGLQDMIIGTLTPEKLAQKIQQEYEREAK; via the coding sequence GTGAAAAGCTCAAGGCTTATTAAAAGAATTTTAGCCATTATAGTAATTTTTGGACTTGTGCTTTCGCTTGCTGCCTGCAAGAAAAAGGCAGCTGAGCAGCCACAGCAGAGCAGCCAGAACAAAAACATCGAAGAAAAAATTACTTTAACGTTTACTCACATGTTTACAAACGACGGCAGTGCAATAAGCGATGGTTTTTACAATGCACTAAATGAGTACAAAAAAGCACATCCGAATGTGACAATAAAACAAGAAGCTCTGTCACATGATACTTATGAGACAAAGATAAAGACACTGGCTGCCGGTGGGGAACTTCCAGATGTGTTTGTTATCAAGGGTTCAATGGTTGACCCATTTTACAACAACGGTCAGATTGCGCCTTTAAATGATGCGCTCGACAGTGACATGGCATGGAAAAATAGCTTTGTTGAAGGTGCGTTTGACGATTTCAAAAGAGAAGACAAGATACTGGGAATACCAATCCAGGTTCAGCCAACGTCCCTTATATTCTACAACAGAGAGATTTTCAAGGAAGCAGGAATAAATGAGTTTCCAAAGGATTGGAACGAGTTTAAAGATGCTGTCAAAAAGCTCAAAGCAAAAGGGTATATTCCAATCACTGCAGGAAACAAAGGAAAATGGCTTGTTGAGTCGTGTATTCTGAGCACTCTTGGTGACAGGTTCACAGGAACAGACTGGTTTGTGTCTGTAAGAGATAGAAAAGGTGCAAAGTTTACCGACCCAGAGTTTGTAAATGCGCTCAGGGCAATTGATGAGCTTGTTAAAATGAAGGCGTTTAACAGCGATATCAACTCGCTTGACAACAACCAGCAAAGGACTCTTTATTATAACAAAAAGGCTGCAATGTTCTTTGAAGGCGGCTGGGCAATTTCGCTTGTGACAAATGAAGCTCCAAAGGACGTTTTGGAGGCAACAGAGCTTGCTATAATTCCACCTGTGCCAGGTGGTAAGGGCAAACCTAACACAGTTTCAGGCGGTGCTGGCTGGGCGTTTCAAATAAATGCAAAACTTGAGGGGAGCAAGAAAACTGCTGCGCTGGAACTTTTAAAAGCACTCTCAAGCGATGCGTATTCAAGGCCTATGCTTGAAAAGGGTGGTTTCCCTGCAACAAAGGTCACAAATTATGATGAAAGTAAGCTTTCTACTCTTGCAAAGAAATATCAACAGCTTGCGAAAAATATAAAATATGTGCCTGTATATGATGTTCAGCTATCGCCCGGTGTGATTGAGGTTATGAACAGTGGTCTTCAAGACATGATAATAGGCACACTTACACCCGAAAAGCTTGCTCAAAAGATTCAGCAGGAGTACGAAAGAGAAGCAAAGTAG
- a CDS encoding carbohydrate ABC transporter permease produces the protein MERQLFKPRSKVFIAYLSLPVLWYLFVVVVPLVLAIRYSLYEWSGGPKMRFVGLYNYIQLIHDYDFWFSFKNNLIITLLCIIGQIGIAFILAAMMTTRVLKFKEFHRTVIFLPVVLSPVVIGFIWMLMYNQQIGILNWVLRAIGLGSLIRPWLDDPKLVIYSVSVPLIWQYIGFYLVILMASLQSIPKEIFEAAEIDGADGFKRTIYVILPLLSDTLKVSIMLCIAGNMKVFDHIYVMTGGGPGKSSMVMAQYAYNNSFIMFKLGYGATISVGILVLSLAIILLSRKLMGGSEK, from the coding sequence ATGGAAAGACAACTATTTAAACCAAGGTCAAAGGTATTCATTGCTTATCTTTCACTGCCTGTTTTGTGGTATTTATTTGTTGTGGTAGTGCCACTTGTATTGGCGATAAGATACAGCCTTTACGAGTGGTCTGGTGGGCCAAAGATGAGATTTGTTGGACTTTACAATTACATCCAGCTTATACATGACTATGATTTTTGGTTTTCTTTTAAAAACAATCTCATAATAACCCTGCTTTGTATAATAGGCCAGATTGGAATTGCCTTTATTTTAGCAGCGATGATGACAACACGAGTTTTGAAGTTCAAAGAGTTTCACAGAACAGTTATATTCTTGCCTGTTGTACTCTCACCTGTTGTAATAGGCTTTATTTGGATGCTTATGTACAACCAGCAGATAGGCATATTAAATTGGGTTTTGAGAGCAATTGGCTTGGGCTCGCTTATCAGACCATGGCTTGATGATCCCAAGCTTGTCATATACTCTGTTTCTGTGCCACTTATTTGGCAGTATATAGGTTTTTATCTTGTTATACTTATGGCCTCGCTTCAATCAATTCCTAAGGAGATATTTGAGGCTGCAGAAATTGACGGTGCAGATGGATTTAAAAGAACCATCTATGTTATACTGCCACTTCTGTCAGATACGTTAAAGGTTTCAATTATGCTTTGCATTGCAGGTAATATGAAAGTTTTTGACCATATATATGTCATGACAGGTGGCGGGCCAGGCAAAAGTTCGATGGTTATGGCACAGTATGCATATAACAACTCATTTATAATGTTCAAGCTTGGATATGGTGCAACTATTTCTGTTGGGATTTTGGTTTTGAGCCTTGCAATAATCCTACTTTCGCGAAAACTGATGGGGGGAAGTGAAAAATGA
- a CDS encoding carbohydrate ABC transporter permease has protein sequence MNIKKIAFKIGALILNILVMILSLSAIFPIVWLIYSSLKTEREFALSIASLPTHPTFENYVNAIKTAKMHIYFFNSLFTTVISVILIVIFSFIVGYFFARYQFKGRTLLYTMFLAGMLIPIHALLVPLFVQFKVFGLLDRRITLIFPYVGLGLPMAIFLMENFIRDIPHEIEEAAYIDGATLTQTLFRIILPICKPIISTVVILSALSTWNEFSFALVLIKSDALKTLPVGLTNFSSQYTVKYTQLMAAITIAILPVIITYLAFNKKVIQGLVAGAVKG, from the coding sequence ATGAATATAAAAAAGATTGCTTTCAAAATAGGGGCACTAATTCTTAACATATTAGTTATGATACTTTCTCTTTCAGCTATATTTCCAATCGTGTGGCTTATTTACTCATCACTTAAAACTGAAAGAGAGTTTGCTTTGAGTATTGCCTCACTGCCAACACATCCCACATTTGAAAATTATGTAAATGCGATAAAGACAGCAAAAATGCATATATACTTTTTCAACAGCTTATTTACAACAGTTATCTCTGTTATCCTGATTGTAATATTTAGTTTTATCGTAGGGTACTTTTTTGCAAGATACCAATTTAAAGGAAGAACACTCCTGTATACAATGTTTTTGGCAGGAATGTTAATTCCTATCCATGCGCTTCTGGTGCCATTGTTTGTCCAGTTTAAAGTCTTTGGGCTTTTGGACAGAAGAATTACGCTAATTTTTCCTTATGTTGGTTTGGGTCTTCCAATGGCGATATTTTTGATGGAGAACTTCATAAGAGACATTCCACACGAAATAGAAGAGGCAGCTTATATCGATGGTGCGACCTTGACTCAGACCTTGTTTAGAATAATTCTTCCTATTTGCAAGCCTATAATCTCAACAGTTGTAATTTTGAGCGCTCTCTCAACTTGGAATGAGTTTTCATTTGCTCTTGTTTTGATAAAAAGCGATGCGTTAAAAACACTGCCTGTGGGGCTTACAAACTTTTCATCTCAGTATACTGTAAAATACACTCAACTCATGGCAGCAATAACAATTGCAATACTTCCGGTAATTATAACCTATCTTGCCTTTAACAAGAAGGTTATACAAGGGCTTGTTGCTGGTGCTGTCAAAGGGTGA
- a CDS encoding beta-mannosidase: MKISLDGKWKFREVGSLEYLDGTVPGCVQLDLINLGKLPDPFYGVNEVLFYSLEEKDFEYVKEFYVENLDWQVKKLVFEGIDTVADVYLNHFYLGRTDNMFLKYEFDVSTVLKEGKNVLKVILYSPIKEAERLKKIYQSKYEYSHRSWIRKAQYSYGWDWGPRVLQIGIWKSVYLELNNGLEITDEFVKTEHLSEDLAVVKVFAKINSFEKPRSVEIEISDSEYVKKVIPDVYKSKEGYFIEERIEIENPKLWFPNGYGEPHLYTFKIVVKTSNEEATKMVTTGLRTVRVIKEKDEYGESFIFEINGKKIFAKGANWIPADSILPRLKEKDYKELIKMAKDANMNMLRVWGGGIYEYDWFYNECDKNGIMVWQDFMFACAIYPDEFDFFVENFKKEAEYQIKRLRNHPCIVLWCGNNENNWGFRDWWHIGDPEFLGNRIYKKVLPQILSELDPTRPYHISSPYGGEHPNSSTAGDKHTWDIWAGWKDYIYYKHDNARFVSEFGFQAAAHLDTMKKYIPLKDQTIFSKTLRMHEKQEEGLERLIRYMAGSIGLPKDFDSFVYLSQFVQKEAIKLAVEHYRKNKFRTAGALYWQLNDCWPVISWSSIDYLKRRKALYYESKRLFAKFLPVVEYEDGKLKVYVVSDELVPKQGQLNIAIWNFDGQKLYEKNITLEIPENGVVEAFSEKVENLNILKGEWLYIPKHVETAVIGDKIDRGLLESIVFVSLFVDEVEYENYFVFEKPINLELKPSQFEYEIKDDCIIIKPKTPAICLIVEADGDIQDNFIFARPAKEYKIRLNGAQVSRVCDLVEMVIR; this comes from the coding sequence TTGAAGATAAGCCTTGATGGGAAATGGAAATTTAGAGAAGTGGGCAGCCTTGAATACTTGGATGGCACAGTTCCAGGGTGTGTTCAACTTGATTTAATCAACCTTGGCAAGCTTCCAGACCCATTTTATGGAGTAAATGAAGTTTTGTTTTATTCTCTTGAAGAAAAGGACTTTGAGTATGTAAAAGAGTTTTATGTCGAAAATCTTGACTGGCAGGTCAAAAAGCTTGTGTTTGAAGGGATTGATACAGTCGCTGATGTTTATTTAAACCACTTTTACTTGGGTAGGACAGATAACATGTTTTTAAAATATGAATTTGATGTGTCAACTGTCTTGAAAGAAGGGAAAAACGTATTAAAAGTAATTCTTTACTCTCCAATCAAAGAAGCAGAAAGACTTAAAAAAATTTACCAATCAAAGTACGAGTATTCCCACAGAAGCTGGATAAGAAAAGCTCAATATTCATATGGCTGGGACTGGGGTCCAAGGGTTCTTCAGATTGGCATCTGGAAGAGTGTATATTTGGAACTGAACAACGGACTTGAGATAACAGATGAGTTTGTCAAAACAGAGCACTTATCAGAAGACTTAGCAGTGGTCAAAGTTTTTGCAAAGATAAATTCATTTGAAAAGCCAAGAAGTGTTGAAATAGAGATTTCAGATAGCGAATATGTTAAAAAAGTTATACCAGATGTCTACAAGTCCAAAGAAGGATATTTTATTGAAGAGAGAATTGAAATAGAAAATCCAAAGCTGTGGTTCCCTAATGGCTATGGAGAGCCGCATTTATATACTTTTAAGATTGTTGTTAAAACCTCAAACGAAGAAGCAACAAAAATGGTCACAACAGGCCTCAGGACTGTAAGAGTAATAAAGGAAAAGGATGAATATGGCGAAAGTTTTATCTTTGAGATAAATGGCAAGAAGATTTTTGCAAAAGGCGCAAACTGGATACCTGCTGATTCCATCCTGCCAAGGTTGAAAGAAAAGGATTACAAAGAGTTAATTAAAATGGCAAAAGATGCGAACATGAACATGCTCAGGGTCTGGGGTGGCGGAATTTATGAGTATGACTGGTTTTATAACGAGTGTGACAAAAACGGTATAATGGTATGGCAGGATTTCATGTTTGCATGCGCAATCTACCCTGATGAGTTTGACTTTTTTGTGGAGAATTTCAAAAAAGAAGCTGAGTACCAGATAAAGAGGCTCAGAAACCATCCATGCATTGTGCTTTGGTGTGGAAATAACGAAAACAACTGGGGCTTTAGAGACTGGTGGCACATTGGCGACCCAGAATTTTTGGGAAATAGAATTTACAAGAAGGTTTTGCCACAGATTCTATCAGAGCTTGACCCAACAAGACCGTACCACATCTCAAGCCCGTATGGTGGGGAGCATCCAAATAGCAGCACTGCTGGTGACAAGCACACATGGGATATCTGGGCTGGCTGGAAAGACTATATTTACTACAAACATGACAATGCAAGGTTTGTGAGCGAGTTTGGTTTTCAGGCAGCTGCACACCTTGACACAATGAAAAAGTACATTCCTCTTAAAGACCAGACAATCTTCTCAAAAACTTTGAGAATGCACGAAAAACAGGAAGAAGGTTTGGAAAGGCTTATAAGGTATATGGCAGGCTCAATTGGTCTTCCGAAAGATTTTGATTCTTTTGTTTACCTTTCACAGTTTGTTCAAAAAGAGGCTATAAAGCTTGCAGTTGAGCACTATCGTAAAAATAAATTCAGAACAGCAGGGGCTCTTTACTGGCAGCTGAATGATTGCTGGCCTGTTATTTCATGGTCATCAATTGATTATTTGAAAAGAAGAAAGGCGCTTTACTATGAGTCAAAAAGGTTATTTGCAAAGTTTTTGCCAGTTGTTGAGTATGAGGATGGAAAACTAAAGGTATATGTTGTTAGTGATGAGCTTGTGCCCAAACAGGGTCAGCTCAATATCGCAATCTGGAACTTTGACGGGCAGAAGTTATACGAGAAAAACATTACTTTGGAAATTCCTGAAAATGGTGTGGTTGAGGCATTTTCTGAAAAAGTAGAAAACTTGAATATTTTGAAGGGTGAGTGGTTATATATACCCAAACATGTTGAAACGGCTGTAATTGGGGATAAGATAGACAGGGGACTTTTGGAAAGCATAGTTTTTGTGAGCCTTTTTGTCGATGAAGTGGAGTACGAAAACTACTTTGTATTTGAAAAGCCAATAAACCTCGAGCTAAAACCCAGTCAGTTTGAATACGAAATAAAAGATGACTGTATTATAATAAAACCCAAAACTCCTGCAATTTGCCTTATAGTTGAAGCTGATGGGGATATTCAGGACAACTTCATCTTTGCAAGGCCTGCAAAAGAGTACAAAATCCGCTTAAACGGTGCTCAGGTGAGCAGAGTTTGTGATTTGGTTGAGATGGTAATAAGGTAA
- a CDS encoding glycosyltransferase family 4 protein: MKILQLTWEYPPRIVGGISRVVQSISQRLSEKDTVYVVTFSEDYERFEDYGNLKIARVPLYPLNPLNFIDWVMLMNMAMAEKAIDLARKYGKFDIIHAHDWLTAFAARMVKHSLRVPMVCTIHATEHGRNGGIHNEFQRFIHNVEWWLTFEAWKVIVNSNYMKNECERIFSLTPDKCVVIPNGIDFEEFSNVEYDIEFRRRFALDSEKIIFFIGRHVYEKGIHVLLDSFRIVLERYYNTKLIIAGNGPMYGELYSRAHGMGLSQKVLFTGFISDEDRKKLFKVVDIAVFPSLYEPFGIVALEAMAAGCSTVVSDIGGFAEIIKHGENGLTFFCGNPNSLADMILLLLNDESLRKKLAEKGFEDAKEIFSWDRIVERLREVYAAIINESRKMEWFCEEANLKDGL; the protein is encoded by the coding sequence TTGAAAATACTGCAGCTTACTTGGGAATATCCACCAAGGATTGTTGGCGGCATCTCAAGGGTTGTTCAAAGCATCTCACAAAGGCTTTCAGAAAAAGACACTGTCTATGTAGTTACATTTTCTGAAGATTACGAAAGATTTGAAGACTATGGAAATCTTAAAATTGCAAGAGTTCCTCTCTATCCTCTAAATCCGCTAAATTTTATTGACTGGGTTATGCTTATGAACATGGCAATGGCTGAAAAAGCCATAGATTTGGCAAGAAAATATGGCAAATTTGATATTATCCATGCACATGACTGGCTGACAGCTTTTGCAGCAAGAATGGTAAAACACTCTTTAAGAGTTCCAATGGTTTGCACAATACATGCAACAGAACATGGCAGAAATGGTGGTATTCATAATGAATTTCAAAGGTTTATTCACAACGTTGAGTGGTGGCTTACTTTTGAGGCATGGAAGGTAATTGTCAACTCAAATTATATGAAAAACGAATGTGAGCGGATTTTTAGCCTCACACCTGACAAATGCGTTGTCATACCCAATGGAATTGACTTTGAAGAGTTTTCAAATGTTGAGTATGACATCGAATTTAGAAGAAGATTTGCCCTTGACAGTGAAAAAATAATCTTTTTCATCGGAAGGCATGTGTACGAAAAAGGAATTCACGTCCTACTTGACAGCTTTAGGATAGTCCTTGAGAGGTACTACAATACAAAACTTATAATTGCTGGAAATGGCCCGATGTATGGTGAGCTTTATTCAAGGGCACATGGCATGGGACTTTCACAAAAAGTCTTGTTTACAGGTTTTATTTCTGATGAAGACCGGAAAAAGCTTTTTAAAGTTGTTGACATTGCAGTTTTCCCAAGCCTTTATGAGCCATTTGGCATTGTTGCTTTAGAAGCAATGGCAGCAGGATGTAGCACAGTTGTGTCTGACATTGGAGGTTTTGCTGAGATAATCAAACATGGAGAAAATGGGCTTACCTTTTTCTGTGGAAATCCAAACTCACTTGCAGACATGATTTTATTGTTGCTAAATGACGAAAGCTTGCGCAAAAAACTTGCTGAAAAAGGATTTGAAGATGCAAAAGAGATTTTTTCATGGGATAGGATTGTAGAGAGGCTAAGAGAGGTATATGCTGCGATAATTAATGAAAGCAGAAAAATGGAGTGGTTTTGTGAAGAAGCAAACTTGAAAGATGGTCTATAA